Genomic DNA from Salinibacter pepae:
AGACCGCGAGGAACCCCCAGAACGGGTGCCCGAGCAGCCACCCCACCCCCAGCGCTACGGTCGTCAACGAGAAGAACGCGGCGAAGAAGGCAAAAACGGCGACCGTGAGCCCGAGGGCCAGGTCGTTCTTGAACGCGTCGAGCCGCTCCTCCATCTCCAAGATCGCGAGGTCGACCCGCAGGTCAATCCACTCCCGGAGGTCCGCGAAGAGCCCCTGCGTGTGGGACGCGATGCGACTCACCTTGCCGCCGTCGGGGGACTCCTCCACGGGGCGTTCGGCGTTCGGGGCCGACGGGCGGTCGTCGAGGGACTCCATGGCCGGATGCGGAACGTGACGTTGGAAGGATGAAGAGTGGTAAGATACTATATTCTGCGGAGGACGCAAGTGAATTCACCGTACAACCCCGGCACTCGTTCCCCCGTGAACTCGTCCGTACGGTTCGCGTTTTGCGACGCCCGACGCGGCTCGCTCTCTCTTCCACCCCCCCGATCCCGAAGCGCCCATGGCCACCACGCAGGCGGAGTCGACCCCCAATCCGAACAGCCTCAAATTCACGACGGACGACGGCCCCTTTCTCAGCGGGGGCGTGGCCGCGTACGCCTCGGCGGACGAGGCCGCAGAGGATCCCCTGGCCCGTCGCCTCTTCGGCGTGTCGGGGGTGGACGACGTGTTCATCACCCCCCAGTTCGTTACCGTCTCGAAGGCCCCCGCCGTCGACTGGGGCAGCGTGAAGCCGGACGTGGAGGCGATCCTGGCCGAGCACCTGGAGGCGGCGTAGCGTCAGCGCAGGGCCCGCAAAAAGGTGGCGACGGCCTCCCCCTCTTCGTCCGCGAGGGGCGGCAGGTGAAGGTCGCCCGGCGTGCGGAGCGGCCAGGACTCGGGCAGCTGGTCGTGCAGCGGCTCACGGGCCA
This window encodes:
- a CDS encoding NifU N-terminal domain-containing protein, which produces MATTQAESTPNPNSLKFTTDDGPFLSGGVAAYASADEAAEDPLARRLFGVSGVDDVFITPQFVTVSKAPAVDWGSVKPDVEAILAEHLEAA
- a CDS encoding phage holin family protein translates to MESLDDRPSAPNAERPVEESPDGGKVSRIASHTQGLFADLREWIDLRVDLAILEMEERLDAFKNDLALGLTVAVFAFFAAFFSLTTVALGVGWLLGHPFWGFLAVSVALILIIVTLRVTKPALVPPSNLFASLRGERAVPDEGPSSRPASAAVDEADGAEAQASAPDVKA